A window of Vigna unguiculata cultivar IT97K-499-35 chromosome 4, ASM411807v1, whole genome shotgun sequence contains these coding sequences:
- the LOC114181711 gene encoding uncharacterized protein LOC114181711 encodes MGSILLNPCQPFFSHTILAPLKKHKLHHHAPKNRFLCNNINRTSSFNYRSSASVPLHELPSASFDEYIEDKGRVIRSIFSEKTASQQLNEEEWRVKMTPMEALFLKCHPVIHITAKCKSEAHEYPPEIPHHITKFLEVQITKVEFPDLNVDYIPQNLNINAKGSLYLEKKGMHNWMKNHLDINLNLAFPSLLAWVPDLVLQGILQSVLKSYVDDINNGFAVRLLGDYNSFKRNKSKSFK; translated from the exons atgGGAAGCATTCTTCTGAATCCATGTCAACCCTTCTTCTCACACACCATTTTGGCTCCATTGAAGAAGCACAAGCTTCATCACCATGCTCCAAAGAATCGTTTCCTATGCAACAATATCAATAGAACTTCCTCTTTTAATTACAGAAGCTCTGCTTCTGTTCCACTTCATGAGTTGCCTTCG GCTTCATTTGATGAATACATAGAAGATAAAGGAAGAGTGATCCGATCtatattttcagaaaaaacAGCAAGCCAGCAGCTCAATGAG gaaGAATGGAGAGTTAAGATGACTCCCATGGAAGCCTTGTTCTTAAAGTGTCACCCAGTAATACACATTACAGCTAAATGCAAATCTGAAGCACATGAATACCCACCTGAGATTCCTCACCATATCACCAAATTTTTGGAGGTTCAAATT aCAAAGGTTGAGTTTCCTGATCTGAATGTTGATTACATACCTCAAAATCTCAACATCAATGCAAAAGGATCCTTGTATTTGGAAAAGAAGGGAATGCATAATTGGATGAAGAATCATTTAGACATTAACTTAAACCTTGCTTTTCCTTCATTACTAGCTTGGGTTCCTGATTTGGTGTTGCAAGGAATTCTACAATCG GTTCTCAAAAGTTACGTGGATGATATTAATAATGGATTTGCTGTTAGATTACTGGGTGATTATAACTCCTTCAAGAGGAACAAGTCCAAAAGTTTTAAATAG